From a region of the Fischerella sp. JS2 genome:
- a CDS encoding glycosyltransferase family 61 protein gives MQILDQITPQLYAIIKRDRRLKNLVMPIWQFLSNVAVWIRSLSHRSKFLPPPSGICQSVQDWVNIYPTSTNQKPASYQVIYPSHTVTRALPKTIDASIHWKFRINQQRQLPDAFIATIPNGRVWGDGNVITPDNQLLAEVSKVIGKGEYIADSAKHPIFSQGKLPPLQKISGSVAVLSSAGGTGYYHWLFDILPRLALLQKAEIAFEEIDKFLVNRYISRFQIETLNTLGIPRSKIIENHWNPHIEAEQLVVPALVGETSHMPKWACDFLRDNFLGDKTKQNKQSLRLYLNRTQVVHRKVENESEVIEFLNRLGFRNLSLETLSVAEQIELMAAAEVVVVPHGAGLSNIVFCQQGTKVIELLSPKAVNFMYWSLSNQVGLDYYYLLGEGEVPPEPIDPYANNDNILINLNSLSQVLELAEIR, from the coding sequence ATGCAAATTCTCGATCAAATCACACCTCAACTCTATGCAATCATCAAACGCGATCGCAGGCTAAAAAATTTGGTGATGCCGATTTGGCAATTCTTATCAAATGTTGCTGTGTGGATACGTAGTTTATCTCATCGTTCCAAATTTTTACCTCCACCAAGCGGAATTTGCCAGTCAGTTCAAGATTGGGTAAATATCTATCCTACTTCCACAAACCAAAAGCCAGCCAGCTACCAAGTCATCTACCCTAGTCACACAGTTACTAGAGCGTTACCAAAAACCATAGATGCAAGCATACATTGGAAATTTCGGATTAACCAACAACGGCAACTACCAGATGCATTTATTGCCACTATCCCTAATGGTAGAGTTTGGGGTGATGGTAACGTCATTACACCTGACAACCAACTTCTAGCAGAAGTTTCCAAAGTCATAGGTAAAGGAGAATACATCGCCGATTCAGCCAAGCATCCCATTTTCTCCCAGGGAAAACTGCCGCCTCTACAAAAAATATCGGGTAGTGTGGCAGTTCTCTCATCTGCTGGGGGAACAGGCTACTATCACTGGCTCTTTGATATCTTGCCACGCTTAGCATTACTACAAAAAGCAGAGATTGCATTTGAAGAGATTGATAAGTTTTTAGTTAATAGATATATTTCTCGATTTCAGATAGAAACATTAAATACTTTAGGCATCCCGCGTAGCAAAATAATTGAAAATCATTGGAATCCACACATTGAAGCTGAACAACTTGTAGTTCCTGCTTTAGTTGGAGAAACGAGTCATATGCCTAAGTGGGCTTGCGATTTCTTGAGGGACAATTTTCTTGGTGACAAAACAAAACAAAACAAACAATCACTTCGCCTCTACTTAAATCGCACACAGGTCGTTCACCGCAAAGTAGAGAATGAATCAGAAGTTATTGAGTTTTTGAATAGATTAGGATTTCGCAATCTTTCCTTAGAAACCCTATCAGTTGCAGAACAAATTGAGTTGATGGCGGCGGCTGAAGTCGTAGTTGTACCTCATGGGGCCGGGTTAAGTAACATTGTCTTTTGCCAACAGGGTACAAAAGTCATTGAATTGCTATCACCTAAAGCAGTGAATTTCATGTATTGGTCTTTAAGTAATCAGGTAGGTCTAGATTATTACTATCTTCTTGGTGAAGGAGAAGTACCACCTGAGCCGATTGATCCCTATGCCAATAATGATAATATTTTAATTAATTTAAACTCGCTTTCTCAGGTACTGGAATTAGCAGAAATTCGGTGA